Below is a window of Halobaculum lipolyticum DNA.
GACGGGACCGGTGCCGTGCCAGCCGCGCTCCTCCCAGTACCCCTCCATCTCCTCGTCGAGGATCTCGATCTCGGTGAGCCACTTCACGTTGATCTCGCCCCAGTGGCCCGGGATGAGCGCCCGGACCGGCGCGCCGTGGCCCCGGGGGAGGTCCGCGCCGTTCATCCCCCACGCGAGGAAGCCGTTCCGCAGCGCCGACACGGAGAACTCCTCGTAGAAGCCGTCGGCCGCCCGCATCATCACGTAGTCGCCCTGCAGGCCCGCGTCGTCGAGGATCCGCGTCAGCGGGGTGCCCGTCCAGAGGGCGTTGTCCATCTTCATGCCGTTGAGCGACTCCCCGACACAGCGGAGCGTGTTGAAGCGGTGCTCGACGGGCATCGACGTGATGTCGTCGTAGCTGTACTCGCCGGGGGTCTCGACGGCTCCGGTGACCGAGAGGGTCCACTCGTCGCGGTCGGGGTCGGGGTCGACCTGGTTGATGTCGACCTCGTAGAACCGCTCGCTGACGAGCGGCTCGATCCCCGCCACGTCGAGCGAGCGGTCGCGGGCCAGTTCGAGCAGCCGCCCCACCGCCGAGTCCGCCGGGACGGTGGACGCGCCGCCGCCCGCGGGGACGGTGCGCCGGCTCCCGATGACGCCGCCCGCGAGCGCCAGCCCGACGGCGGCGGCGAGGCTCCCGAGGGCCGTCCGCCGGGCGGCGCTCGTCGGCTCGGTCGACCGGCCCGCGAGGGCGGCGACGCCCAGCGGGAGCGCGGCGCCGACGGTCGCGCCGACGGCCGACGCGGCGTCGCCCGCGAGCGCGACCGCCAGCACGAGGACGGCCACGAGCGACAGCGCCGTCCCGGCGACGGCGGCGTCGAGGCGGTCGCCGTCGGTCGCGGCCGCGGCGCGGCGCACCGTCCAGACGACGGCCGCGAACAGCAGCGCGGTGACCGCCAGCGCCATCGCGAACGCGATGCCGTCGCCGAGGCTCCCGAGCAACAGGATCGAGTAGCGGATCACGACGTCGGGCGTCGTCGCGACGACGAGCCGGGCGACCGGCGCGGCGACGAACGCCGGCACCCGGCCGACCGCCGCGAACGAGCCGGCGACCGCGCCGACGCCGGCCGCGAGCGCCACGAGCATCGCGGGGGCGGACGCCCGGACCGCGTCGGCGACGGTCCCGGCACGTGCTGAGGGGTTCATACCGATCCGGAGCACCGGCGAGGGGATAGGGGTTTTTCGAGATCCGATCGGAGTCCGTCCGAACTCCGTGCAAACTTCGTTCCGGATCCGACGCGAGACGGGCCGTCGGCGGCCGTCGGAGCCGGCCTCGTGGCCGACCGCGTCGTTTTTGCGACGGAGTCCGGTCGGTCCGTGCGTGAAACGGATCGAGTTCGCGGTGACGTACCCGCCGGCGTTGCGCCACCCCCTCCACCGGCGGATCCTCGACCACGCGGCGGCGACACGGGCGGAGCTACTGACCTGGGGACCGACCGCGTCGGTGACGGCGCTCCTGTGGGTCGACGCCGACGAGGCGACGACCGACGCCCTCCTGTCGGCGTCGGCGTCGACGGTCGCCCGGAGCCTCGTCGACGCCCGGGAGGGGACGTACGCGTTCGTCCGCCAGCGCGAGTTCGAGTTCGCCGACGCCGTGATGTCGCTGGTCGCCGACGCCGGGGTGGCGTTCCTCCCACCGGTCTCGTTTCGCGAGGACGGCGCGGTCGGCGTCGAGGCCGTCGGCGACCCCGCCGACCTCCACGAGTTCCACGCGGAGGTGAACGAGGTCGCCGACACGCGGATCGAACGCGTCCACGAGTTCGAGCGCGGGCGCTCGCCCGCCGCCCTCACCGGGCGTCAGCGCGCCGCGCTGGAGACGGCGGCGGACGTCGGCTACTACGACGTGCCCCGGACGGCGGGCGTCGCGGACGTGGCCGACCGACTCGACTGTGCGCCCAGTACGGCCGGGGAGTTGCTCCGGAAGGCGGAGGCGACGGTCGTCGACGACTACACGCGGTCGTAGCCGCCGGCCCTCTTCAAGCGCC
It encodes the following:
- a CDS encoding helix-turn-helix domain-containing protein; its protein translation is MKRIEFAVTYPPALRHPLHRRILDHAAATRAELLTWGPTASVTALLWVDADEATTDALLSASASTVARSLVDAREGTYAFVRQREFEFADAVMSLVADAGVAFLPPVSFREDGAVGVEAVGDPADLHEFHAEVNEVADTRIERVHEFERGRSPAALTGRQRAALETAADVGYYDVPRTAGVADVADRLDCAPSTAGELLRKAEATVVDDYTRS
- a CDS encoding molybdopterin-dependent oxidoreductase is translated as MNPSARAGTVADAVRASAPAMLVALAAGVGAVAGSFAAVGRVPAFVAAPVARLVVATTPDVVIRYSILLLGSLGDGIAFAMALAVTALLFAAVVWTVRRAAAATDGDRLDAAVAGTALSLVAVLVLAVALAGDAASAVGATVGAALPLGVAALAGRSTEPTSAARRTALGSLAAAVGLALAGGVIGSRRTVPAGGGASTVPADSAVGRLLELARDRSLDVAGIEPLVSERFYEVDINQVDPDPDRDEWTLSVTGAVETPGEYSYDDITSMPVEHRFNTLRCVGESLNGMKMDNALWTGTPLTRILDDAGLQGDYVMMRAADGFYEEFSVSALRNGFLAWGMNGADLPRGHGAPVRALIPGHWGEINVKWLTEIEILDEEMEGYWEERGWHGTGPVNTVAKLHAVNRLDDGRIEVGGHAYAGTRGVDRVEVSVDGGDTWTDAELSEPLPGDDVWRQWVHRYDAPGTDHEVVVRATDGTGTLQPEDERNAFPNGPSGWVSRTVRA